The genomic segment atcgttgtcatggcaactgagatttaagttgtagcatgtaaagttaataataatgtaagtgcgttacttgcattaaatttttatgctattttaaacatttttttgtctagtagtggtttattataaaaattatttgaaaaataattagttttatggttatctgttgatacagggtgttcttttttgactcgtagcttagtgagttttaaaattttaagttgtcataacttcgttattaataaatatattttaataaaatttttgtcatagctatttgaagacactctaaatccagtggcgtagaaattttttttaataaaaaaatcgctaatacaaattcttcattttcgacgaagaaaaagtatcgtagactgccgtgaaaatttaacaaaatatttcatattttgtcccgcaatagaccttttattacatgacattaaaagaaaatttggttaaaatcggttaacaacttcaaattttatagaggtgtttccaatctaaatgggtcacactgtatattgcttttaaacgtttttctttttttgttgttgctATATTTGTATTTTCAACAATCTATATAATATCGTCTTATTTTTAGTTAgaaacattaataataatttttcagtttacttttttgagtttaattaagttttttttttttttttaatggtaaaTATTAATTTGATGGTCCCCTTTCAGGTACAAAAAGGATATACACATACCATACATACACATACCATATATCAGTCGGTGAGATAAGTACTGTAAACTTAGGGTGTCTATTAGACTTCTTGATAACCGCAGCTCTAGAACAACAAGAATTGGTTAGAGACCCACAACATCCCATTTGTGACCAAATATGAGATTCTCCCAAATGTACCTCAGACTCgacgaattaaaatttttttagcaaaattaagTAGAAAAGTATTCGCACCATATAAAAGTGATGTATGTacaattttaatttgttaataaaatttaacattatTTATCGAGTAGTAACTTGTTTGTTAGTAAATAATTTTTTGGGAGGAGAAAAACCAACCTGTCAGGTTTTGTGATGTACTTCTGTAGCTGGAATCTCCTTTCGAGTCCTTTTCTTTGTAAATTACTGAACACAGCTCTAGACCAAGAACGTTTTCTTTTGTTTTGATTCGAGGAACACGTTGATAAGTTTGTAGATGAATGTGTAGGTGAATGGCTATCAGCTATTCGGATACCTGTAAAAATTTAACATACATTAATACTTTTCCAGATCTAAAGTCATTTTCACATTATTGTTAATACCAATAACTGTAGCACAATATATACTTGATGCTTTGATGATGGATTTCTGATGCTTATACTCAACATTTTAGTCTAAATCTTCGTGTtacgataaattaaaaaaaaaagactaacGAAATAAGTTATTTTCAACTCATTTTGAGTTTTAAAAAAGCTTTAGAAGAAGCTATAAAATAGGCAGTGATCACTACTTACTGAAAACTTCATCTAACagcaaagaaatagaaataaaaattacaaaagacaCGTATAAGAAATACaaggaaataattaaaataccTAAACTAAGAGAAGAAACAACAAAAATCATATATAAGGAGGAGTTAAAGAAGGAAatggacaaaaacaaaaatattagacGAAGAATGGAGAAAATTTAGAAATGCTATCATAAATATAGCAAAACTAAGTTTGTGGGgccaaaagaaataataagaaacgAAAAGGACACTATGGTGGAATAAAGAGGTAACAATCGAAATTAAAGAAAAGACAAAACACgacaaaaatataaaagatataaaatacaGAGAATAAAAGCTAAAGAAATGGTCAAAAATGAGAAAAAGAGAAGCTAGGacaagtttgaaaaaaaaaatggtagaaAACAGTAAtgaataaatgtaaaattgttttatagAATACTGAACAACCTACGAATCAACaaggaaataaaattaaaacaaataatgatcAAAAACGGAACAATATTAATCGATGACATGGATATAATATAAAGATggagagaatatttcgaagaACTGTTTAAAGGAGAGCAAGGAAAAGCAAAGGAAAATGAAAACAAAGTAATTAGCGGATTAGAGAAAAACAGaggaaaaataaattatataggAAGAACTAGAGGAAGCAATAGAAAAGATAAATACTGGAAAAGCTCCTGGGTGCGATAAAGGTAGTCCAGAGATGTTAAAATATATGGGAGAAAAAGCATAGAAAAGATTATTATACATCCTAAATCTAATATGAAAGAACAAAATACTGCCGAGAGAATGGTCAAATGCGTTAGTGCAATACAATAAagaaaacacaagagactgtcAGAACCAATGacgtaaaatatatattatacgtcattggtcAGAACTATAGAGGCTGAACCCTACTTCATGTAGCAGCAAAACTATACGAAATAAAGATTCAGAAAAGGACATAAAACACAAGATCGTATTATATTTACTATACAACAGATTGTGTAGAAAGAcctaaagaataataaaaaagtgTAAGTAAGTTTTATATACATGGAAAGAGCATTTGATTAAATCGAAAGGAAAACTATATGGGAGAGCCTGAACTTATGGCTCTCTaagaaatataaattaatagcaGATGGCAGGGATGTAATATTCtacataaaaataggtaggctatAATGATACCTTTTAGTAGCGAATGAAATCTATCCTCCTAGACGAATCCTGTTATCAATGTCTAAATAGTGGAAATAAAAGTAATCACAGACCAAGATTGAGGTAAAAAGGTCATGTAGACAAAGCAGGGAGAAAGATTGGAACGGCAAATTGCCAAAGGTTGTCAATGGACAGGAACGACTGTCGTGATAAACTAAGGAAGGTTGAGGGTTAAGTAGGGATGTAGTGCCATTGATGATTATGATGATTATTCTAAGatgtttgaatatttttttgtttaatgtttgaCATTAAAGTCTGGAGATAATCCAACACGTATAATAAAAAATCAGGTAGATTGCATACTTATGACCAAAAGATTTATGAACTCCATCAGTAGAGTCACAACATACCCTGGAGCAGATATTGGATCTAATCACAACCCTCTAAGCGCCGATACAAGGGTCAGGCTAAAACAAATAGAGAAAAAACATCAGCAAACAAATTTTACTATTTTAGATTTCAACAAAAGTAAAATTGAAAATGACGTAAACGGTTACATGAAGAAAATGGGAACAAGCgaaacataaaaattatttcattaatatttgACCAAAATACTAGAAGAACATAGTGTAACTAAtagattcaaaaaaaaaacaatggatgATAGAAGAAATACTAGACCCTATGAAAGAAagaagacaatacaaaaataaggCATATGAATACAAAAGAAAAACACTCATTCTCTAGTAGATAATGCAGGAAAAGTTATTATTGATGAATGAGAAATACTTGAAACAAGGATTAACTATATAACTAAATTGTTTCAAAATGACACGCCAAACATGCAGAGCAATTTAAATCAAAAAGgacctaaaattttaaaatataaatttcttcatgcaataaaatcatttaaaaccAAGAAAGCAACTGGATCAGACAACACGCTAGCTGAACTCTTAAAAATGATACAAGCACATCAGTACAGTCAGCAAGTACCTACTAAATGAGCACATCAGTGTTCTAGTTAAACTTTTTAATGACGTATTTACTACTTGTGAAATACAAGAAGGAGTATACCTTGGAGGAGAATACCTTGAGTCTGTTTTAATAGCAATTCTGAAGAAGCTGCGGACAAGAAGACGTGACGAATACAGGTTAATTAGTCTGATGAGCCaacattgaaaatttttcttTCCTTTAGCATAAAATTATAAGAAGGTACCGCCAAAAAGACTTTGATGAAACCCAGTTTGGATTTAAAAATGTACTGGGTACACGTGGGGCactttttaacttaaatttacttCTCCAAAAATGCCGGAAATAACGTAAAGATATTTATGTCGCTTTCATTGATTACAAAAAGGTTTTCAATAGCGTACAGCATAAAACGCTATTAAACATATTAAGAACCAAAGGCATTGGTTTTAGAGGCCTAAGTATCAGAAAACTTGTGTTGGAAGTAGAAAGTAGTAGTACAAATCGACGAGAGATTAACTGATGAATGTTACATTTAAATAGGCGTCAGACAGGGATGCATTCTATCCACGCTGATATTTATTATCTACTGACATATAATTTCCAAACAGGCTTTGCAACATAAAGACTTTGGAGTGTGATTGAATAAAAATGTGCTCCGAAGACCCTGGATAGTGAAGAAGATCAATGAAGCTGTGTTAAATACAGCAAATACCGTTCGTGAATTActgaaaactattaaaataaaaaaaatctatggCCACAGAGAAATTGGAAGAAAGCAATCATGGCTCAAGAAAATTCACTATTGGACAACAATACGCAACACTGGAAAACTATTCCGATTAGCTGAATACCGTAAACCATTTGCCAATGAAATTGCCAACGTTAGGGCGAGTTAATATACCACCCAAagggattgaaaaaaaaaaacaaaaaccaataTACAGGCTAAATGTATTAGTTTTAATTTAGTATACGCCAgtgaccaacaaaaaataataacagaaaaaataaGTTTCAAGAGTTTCACTTGCCAGTTAAAGTGGATTACCAACATTTTTTTCAGATCCCTATTTTAGCGCATATCATTGTAATCCTCTTTTTCACTACTCTATCAGTattgtatttttagttttatataatgtaataaatattttattttcttaaagcATATAAAATGCTTTCAAAACAATATATCagccattattattattatatcagtataatacatacttttattattattgcGTATCTAAGTACCTTGTTGTAGGTGAGTGGCAAGAAGTCGAGTGGCAAGAAAAATCGAAACAGGTCCAGATTTAATCAAGAAATCAAGAGTTgataataaaatctttaaaaagtgGTAAAGCTGCAAATCCTGATACGATCTCATATGGATCTAATACATTGGCCGGATAATTAATGTACTAATGGTACAGGATGGtaattgaagaagaagaaatcaaaaaataggTGTAACATAGACTTTCAAAATTACAAAAATGTTAAAGTATAGCTGAAGTATATAGCACCTAGAAAATGAAACGATTTTAATCAGGTTGAATATATCTGAGACGAAACTAACAAAATATTATTTGCATGAAATCGAtgtcaaaagaaattaaaaaataaaataaaaattttacaaaaaatctataaaattaaCTTGAAATAATAACAGTTaatgtaattattaaaataataacagTTATTGTAATTAAAATATCAAACGAGGAACGAGGAAGTACGTgcataaaaacaaaagatatattcGTGTTGTACAAACTTTTTTTACCtctttaaagagaagaaggaaaatctACATAAAGACACCTGTAACTCATTCAGGTAGTGTTGGGATCCTAATACACTAACGAAGTTGGACCTGGACCTTTGACACTTCGTCCCATAACCACTCCGAGACGGTCggcgtccaactaaaaacctctcctctgtcaTTCCAGATATCAGGAAGGAAGGGCTGGTTAAGGCAAAAACACCTCTCCTGATGCATGCCCTGCTATTACCTGATTTCCATTCTTTGTCCCAGATATCTATCGGGAAAATCACACCTATACGAACCACCAAAGATTTTTAACCCCCTGCCTTAGCGAGACTGCCATCTCTCTCGCGTCGCCAGTCTCTCATTTTCTCATATTTCGGCCTGCGATAGTTCGAACCCCACCGAGATGCTACTCGCTCGTTTCAGAATTCTGTTGCACGTTCCCTCTCCTCTCGTTCTTTTGAACAAAGCAGCTCCCTAATAAATTTATGGATCCGTGTCCATCACCACTCATCCTTCATTATTAAATTTAAGGAATTCGATGAAGTAACAATCAGTATAAGTAGAGGTAGAGTTAGAGCAGGAAGTATGACTTAGAAGAAATAACACGCTTGTAACAAAAGATATTGCAAAAAAGTTTGAAATTgggaaaaaaaaattatgtaacgCTAGGCATTACACCCAGTATGATTTAATTGCTGAGTTACAAGTCACTAGACGtagtaaaagcaaaagaagaagACCAAGGAAAACCTAGTAAGAGAATCTTAGTCAAAATATGTCAGTAAATGAGATAAATATTCATTCttcttcatattatttttatgtagacataaatCTGTCTGGTTTTCAATGTGCTTCTAATAAACTCTCTTTCCAGCGTTTTCGCCGTATTTCCACTGATCATCTTACTATTCCGTCTCTCGCcatctttactactttatttgttggcATCCTAATTATATGTCATTAATCTATACTTCTAGCTTTGTCCCATAGTATTTTACTACCAATTTTTCATCCCTGCTGTTTCTAacgtcctctctgtgtcaggtcgtgtttctgtcgcgtatgtcattcTTGTTCTGATTACTGCTTTGTAATTTCCGCCTTTCATTTCTtgttctacatttttattttggtTCACTCAGGACTCTTACAGATTCTTTTCACCTTCTACTTTTTCCAGCTTTCCGCAACTAGACAGTCTAATGCTCAGATATTAAACTCTATCACTAGTCCTATTATCTGTCCCTTcagttccaatttacatcttagtaaatttgtcgTTATAaccgtttttttctttttttttcttgttaaaaTTGTCACATTCAATTTTCAAACGAATATATTAAATTGGCGAAGCATAGGTTGTAAATCCTCTTCACTCGAAGAGATTAGTCTTACGTCATCTAAATAGCtttttttaatgtcttttttGCTATGTATTTACGCTGTTGAAGGTTTTTTCAGTCCTCGTCATCTTTTGCATCTTACCACTTGAGATTTAGCGTATTCTGTTCCTTCGCCAGCTTTAATCATTCGTCTTTCCTTcaagattttttgtattttattttcatttgttCCAAAGACGTCTAATGCTGCTTTATTACTTCTATCTTTTAATGTTTGATACATTTTCTCTGCTATGCTGTTATTGTCTTTGTGTAATTTTTGTGATaagtgtaatttttgtaataaacctCGATACTGGATCAAAAGTCGTTAGGTGAACATGTAATTTTAACAAATCTTACAGCGTACAGgtcaatataaaattatatttcaaGCGAAAGTTTTTGCTTTCATGACTGCATTGATTAAATCCTTAATTGAGACCCTAAAGCAAAGAGAATCAACATTTATACTATTAGCCAATCGCTTATTCTGTCCGTTAAGAAGCTACTCACCAAAACCAGTAAGAAACTGCAAAGATCTCCTTAACAATCTGTTAAAAGACAATAAAGTATGATAAAAAGATTGCTGGTGTTAGCACATATTCATGAATGTTATTCATGGAAAATAAGTCTTCTACTTATAATCCGTTATAGGTTTTAATAAAGTTGAAAAAAGGGCAGCTTCTTCAGATCCTCAAAAATCCCTGATATCCTTAGTTTCTTGAGGGCCTGAAGATGCTATAAAAGTTTATAAACAACGAAACCGGTAGCcctttttataactttattaaaagCTATAACCGATTGTGAGTAGAAGACTTATTTCCCTGACATTCAACAATAAAGTTTCTTTACTATAAGTGCTGAGTCATGAAGAGGTGCATGGGAATAAACGAgcagattttttttcaaaataaggCTCGAGAGAAACCTTTCAACTGAGGCTTAAACTAGAAGGAAGAGATCCTCAAACTACCAATGAGAAAACTGTTCGCCGTCCTTGGGGCCACAGGTTAATGAGAAAAAAACAGGGTTGGTACAAAGGTCTTTTAACTAGGTGccaaaaattaaaatcttttgactcaactaaaaaaaaaagaagaagaagtgtagtTTGTACTGCAAATAAAGAAATTATTGCATTCGATATATTAATTCAAATTTAGATTAAACTTGTTTGGCTTTCTTTATGTTACACTctttagataaaaaatatttgtatattgtGAGATATgtctgtaatttttgtaaaatcgtCCTGTAACAAAGTATTGCCATATGTACATCATAAAGAGTTTTGTGGTCTTCAAAAGCTACAGcataatatattaacttaaacaACATCCAAAATTAAAACTATAAGTCATTCTTGGCTCCCTGTGAAGTGGTGCCACTcaaatcaaaaatttgaataGTTGAATAGAATATGttaagttaataataataagtacttGGCCTATGCGCGGTTTTTTATCACAAGCAACGTCAGTAGGTTTTTTGGTATAAATACTATACCTTTCAAGTTGTGTTCATATTCAGTTTGAAAGAACTAATAGCAACAATGTTTGTCCCTAAAACTCTTTTACTTTTGGGCTTTGCCCTTTTCGTCTCAGCCGGTaagttttgaataattttttggttttagaatttttataaaaattttaaattactaaaAGACTAGTATAAAAAATCAGTTTCAtagtttctttgatttttaaCAAAACGTGAacacgtttaaaataaatattacctACATATTTACATATCAATTAATGCTTTCATAGAGCATATCAAATCTATATGTTCTATAGttataatgtaataataaactaaaattaatTGTAGAAACTGACCTTGATACCGGCTATGAAATTTTGAGATGCGCCAACAAAGCAATGAGAGTAGGAGTACCTGAATTGGGAGTACCACCACACGATCCCTTCGTCGCCTTTAAAAAGAACATCTCATGGACCGGAGACATCGGTGTTGCTAGGTAAGAGGAACATTTAGGATTATTTGATCCAAATTGATCCTTTATTTTGGATTGTTCATTTTAATTAGGCCAATTCTACAGATTTGTTAGCTAATGGTATAACTATAATTTTGTAAGAAAAATATTAGATGCCGAAATCGAGAAAGAGCTTGATTTGATACTCGAGAAACTAAAAAGAGTAAGCCAGTAACATGGACtgaattattaaaaataagacCAAAGTAACGAGTGGATAGAACCAAAAACAATAGAATCGAAATTAGGAACATTGCTGAATATCAGTTGGTTGACAGTTTTGTGTATTTAGGCACCACCGGCAATAACAATAGGTGAACAGAAAATTTGACGGTGTAGTGATACGCGTGGAATCGCCGTGTTAAACTTTATGAGATTACGAAAAACAGACATACAAGATGTATGAACATTGGTTTTACCAATCTACATTTCTAACATTTTTACTGTTTGTGtgaaattttcattttatcatattttctttttatttctagcACCTCAATTGACGTAGACACATTGAGATGGTATGGTCTCGCCGACTGGGACATCTCTGCCAAGCAAATCAGTGCTGATACTGATGATGAAGCAGTCTTTGACTACACCACATACTGGCCCGTTTTCACAATCAGCGGCAACTACAAGGCAACTGTTAAAGAACTGTTCCTTACACAAAAATACCATGGAAGCTTCAAGTAAGTAtcattataaagaaaatgataatgaTTATATAGAAGCCGTTCtagttaaattttatttaggaAGCTTAGCATATTTTATGTGTGCAGCTAGGAAGTATAATGTTCTTTTTATTATACTATCAAGAGATAAAGCACGACTGATTTAAGTTAAATTTATAGTTATAATTTACACCAAACATTCACGTAATtaccaaaaaataattaaattaaagacatCTTTCGTGAAAGACAATACctctatttaattaattttaaattttatcataatcattttattattatggaaatgctattttgaaattaaaataatataacacgATTTTTTTAGACTTGTCATGGAGAAACCAAAATGGACTGGAAGAATCTCAGCAGGTAAAATTCAACCAAACGCCACTGTAGATAGCTTCACCGTTTCATGGCACGTTGAAGATGTAgatgtaagtttttttatcatatttaagtcatatttttcatttttctatctTCTAGACTAGAGAAAGTtgtattttgttaattaatattaactcctttaatattaactaatattatcAATTTGGCATCCAAGTTATAACAtttgattttttatatttaattgtttCTCTTTTATAGGTTTCCATTTCTGGATTAGGTCTCATTGGAGATGCTACAGCTCTTGCCATTCAAGAAGGTATTGAAACTGCCCTTAATGCCGATCTTCTCGGAAATGTCGTTGGAGACTTCCTTAAAATGAGATTCAACACCGTCTGGTACCCCACTGGCAAACTTTGGGTTCTCATGCAATGGTGTAAAGACAACAGCGGATCCACCGCAGCACCATCTTTTTAATCAAATAGTTAACTAATAATAGACTTTTTGTTTAACTTTGTAAAGATATATAATAAAATCGAAATagttctttaataatttttaaaatttttattaaaaattgaaaacaaattcCTATCCCAATCTCTCAAAATACAATTCTTATAGTACGCTACTGCAACAGTAACAgtataacgtagttaatcaaactcacattttcaTAGATATTTAATAATAAGGGAATATATGGATAACAGGTTGCTAGTAAAAAGTGGACGCAAATAGTTTTGTAATTGTGTTAATGGTAATcaatttttaaactaaaatttcgttcatttattttttaaataaaatacgctgcttatgatgtatatgcatgttttttatatcaaatgaaatccaattttgttttaatatgatgatataaggtgGTCTGAGCAAAAATGGTATCAAATTAGGGTTACAATTGACACTAGCCATGTCAAACCAGTGGCGTTGCGCACTAGCTCTCTTTTAATTCATCTTTGAAATTTCGCGATTTTAACATGTGACAACcctaattttcgaccattttttctcaaGCAAACTTATATTATCatataaagataaaaaattagctttaattttatataaaaaaattagtataTACGTCAATCTGTTATCAATATATTTCCCTATTCTTAAATGtacagtatgatgcaaaagtatggaataaatttattatttcagaGAAACAGAgaactttgaaaaaaaaatcttagaaatatgtcaattgtaatttttaaatgGCAATCAATTGCTATATACACTTAGGTGCAAAAAAAttgatccattccttatttcttatttatttgaagtataattttagagactttaaattacgtatgtaaatttaggtgtaccctcgtatacgagaaataaaatactatttttaatattgctttttatatttcttaaaacaaattggtatttcaggtttttgtcaaaaagggtctgaagcaagtagatatttattgaatgatgtttttaattcaacaaccattctagtgtagtgattttattttcaaaacgtgttatatttttatttaattatccttcctaaatgtctctaactccgaaaaatgctgcaagggcggtgactttagttcaagatggtcgtagtcaatattatgcagctgaaatgttgggtgttagttgATCTTCGGTATAAAGAGCCGTTAATATCTACCGAATAACGAAGAtacttcaccttccttcgcgactaacaatgctgatcctgatgccGTAAGTGGGAagccagtctcggatactcctataaacaaatatttttcattaccatatttcagagatagcACTCCAGGGTTAACacggattctgaaaagtgttgaaaacaacaacattaaacttaatgtggcttgtagatcagccctaacaattaataatctttattctaagataaaagataagactctcatagataggcttagtaacattgtctacaacattccatgcctctcttgcCGTAATTCCTTcatcggccaaacatctcaattattgaaatcacgtattacactacacaaaagtgattctcgacttcaccctgaccgctgtgcattagccaaacatgtccattccactggttatctcatggactatactaacactacaattctccaccgtcagaacaataaatctaaaagagagttaaTTGAAATGTGTTATATTTTCTTTAACGATTTCTCCGTCAATTTTAAGAGtcacattaagaatctaagcgatatataccacttcttacttaaatgaGATACCAacaacaatacaacatcacagataactaacttgactgatatatccattaacaacttacctactttaataattaattttcattaactaaaaaagataacattcccttgatTTTCTTAGATatatctcaataagatattattataataatacatgaacaatataatataattaaaaaagaaaatctaaaataatatttccctatactgggatttaatttcattcggttttaccaatgaaccttaacgacataaagattcaaaagaactacttgaattgtcagcacatgcgttctggttaaaacagaacctcatatttaaactttctaacTTTGTACAAACTAAATTTgtacaaattttacttcttaatgtttataaacaatggagatatgatttaaaaaaaaatagtcgctaacttcgtgCCTATTGgacatagaaggtttttttaccagctatccaatggttatacgtacaagtctgtagcttgaaaaatataaaagttattacaattgtttataagtaaaaaatatacccctttttcaaacgtttattttgtaaataatttcgatgaaaacgcattatgcatttaacttctgagatagtctaagtcttaaagaatcctatgaaatgtGCTAAATGTTTCTAGCATCATGCACAGGGCatgctcaatagtttaaataattatcctcagggataaacaaattaaataacttttaaactatggGGGGAGATTTCGTACAAATTTAAAGAACAGTAGTTcctcgatgtttaaatgtattaataacattttattttgttaataaaaaaatgttaattaaatttataaattagtgcaaaaaaactgcatttttgcaaatatctccgtaaattatttatcaattttaattgaaaaaaaggGGAAATAaggatattcttgatataaaaaaatgatatgtgtattatgtttatttaaaatataagaaaaaaaaacttatagacaaaaaatcaaattgtgaccataaatgattgttaagaaaaaaacgcaaggtaaaaatagaaatatcttttcatctattcgtcatctagtaacccccacgtacgtcttaaaagcttcagatatctgcgaaaaattttgccgtgaaatcgatgatttttgcataaccagactggtcTATACATAGGGAGCCAACAATGGTGAATGATTGTTTTAATTTTGGGTGGTGTTTAAGGTTTTATATTATACTATAGCTTTTTAAGATACCAAGAATCT from the Diabrotica undecimpunctata isolate CICGRU chromosome 1, icDiaUnde3, whole genome shotgun sequence genome contains:
- the LOC140432365 gene encoding uncharacterized protein — protein: MFVPKTLLLLGFALFVSAETDLDTGYEILRCANKAMRVGVPELGVPPHDPFVAFKKNISWTGDIGVASTSIDVDTLRWYGLADWDISAKQISADTDDEAVFDYTTYWPVFTISGNYKATVKELFLTQKYHGSFKLVMEKPKWTGRISAGKIQPNATVDSFTVSWHVEDVDVSISGLGLIGDATALAIQEGIETALNADLLGNVVGDFLKMRFNTVWYPTGKLWVLMQWCKDNSGSTAAPSF